In Flavobacterium sp. N3904, one DNA window encodes the following:
- a CDS encoding 1-acyl-sn-glycerol-3-phosphate acyltransferase, which yields MKKQIYQWIFFKIMGWKMVGNFDNTIKKCVFIVMPHTSWHDFFIGLFTRGVMNEEVNWVGKKELFRFPFGFYFRYMGGAPLDRSGGLNKVETIASLFSKREVFRLALAPEGTRKKVKELRTGFYYIALTANVPIIAVALDFSKKIVSLGQPLQPSGDIASDLAILKKHYIGVEGKFPEQGFQIK from the coding sequence ATGAAGAAACAAATTTACCAATGGATATTTTTCAAAATAATGGGTTGGAAAATGGTTGGAAATTTTGATAATACTATCAAAAAATGTGTTTTTATTGTTATGCCTCACACTAGTTGGCATGATTTTTTTATTGGGCTTTTTACGCGAGGAGTAATGAACGAAGAAGTCAATTGGGTTGGAAAAAAGGAATTATTTCGTTTTCCTTTTGGATTTTATTTCAGATACATGGGAGGAGCACCTTTGGATCGTTCAGGTGGTTTAAATAAAGTAGAAACAATTGCTTCACTTTTTTCAAAAAGAGAAGTATTTAGACTTGCATTGGCACCAGAAGGAACCAGAAAAAAAGTAAAAGAGCTCAGAACTGGATTTTATTATATTGCATTAACTGCCAATGTCCCCATAATTGCAGTTGCACTTGATTTTAGTAAAAAAATTGTCAGTTTAGGGCAACCTTTACAACCTTCAGGTGATATAGCTTCAGATTTAGCGATACTAAAAAAGCACTATATAGGTGTAGAAGGTAAATTTCCTGAACAAGGTTTTCAAATTAAATAA
- a CDS encoding phosphoenolpyruvate carboxylase: MYTLPKIERFNQDVLSKYHIYNSVFITLPFDSIDNTGVLLPLFTEVCDSGFKKQKTPREIVDFFSEKYLHNGSEKDKINLMFHFIQYIERQIVLFDAIEDAAFPVVNNMEGRGSLRDIKEKSDAKNNKEELIEFLENFNVRTVLTAHPTQFYPGAVLGIINDLTEAIRKNNLLDIKQLLAQLGKTPFIQNEKPNPFDEAVSLIWYLENVFYNTSGEMVHYLQKNVFEGESIKNPLIKLGFWPGGDRDGNPFVTTEITLKVAERLRTSILKCYYIEMRSLKRKLTFSGVDFLVSELEQKLYRSVFYSKGEIFITLEEFKLQLNKIKTIVIEQHQSLYVDEIESLLIRLNLFGFHFASLDIRQNSKIHDAVFNDIFCYYSKSNSNVFPENYYQLSEKEKFEVLSNIKGNLDSSDFENEMTRSTIESIQAIKTIQEKNGEFGANRYIISNNESALNVMETFALFKLSNWENATVDIIPLFESVDDLQDAHNIMEKLYTNEAYAKHLMNRGNKQTIMLGFSDGTKDGGYLMANWSIYKAKEALTEISRKYGIHAIFFDGRGGPPARGGGKTHKFYASLGPKIENNEIQITVQGQTISSNFGTLDSCRYNLENLLSAGVANQVFNKGQNELSVEEKNILDQMAELGYNKYLSFKNHPKFIPYLEQMSTLKYYAKTNIGSRPSKRSKSETLDFADLRAIPFVGSWSQLKQNVPGFFGVGSALKHFEDTNQWDKVQDLYDGSLFVKTLLENSMMSLAKSFFPLTAYMSKDPEFGEFWQIIYNEFLETKRLLLKIAGHTELMENYPDGKASIQVRERIVLPLLTIQQYALLRINEINKEENPDLNLIKVYEKIVTRSLFGNTNASRNSA, encoded by the coding sequence ATGTACACGCTTCCTAAAATAGAACGTTTTAATCAAGATGTTCTTTCAAAATATCATATATACAATAGTGTTTTTATAACCTTGCCTTTTGATTCCATTGATAATACAGGTGTTTTATTGCCTCTATTTACAGAAGTTTGCGATTCTGGTTTTAAAAAACAAAAAACACCAAGAGAGATTGTTGATTTTTTTTCAGAGAAATACCTTCACAATGGATCTGAAAAAGATAAAATAAATCTAATGTTTCATTTTATTCAATATATAGAACGTCAAATTGTATTATTTGATGCTATCGAAGATGCTGCATTTCCTGTGGTAAATAATATGGAGGGAAGAGGATCTCTGCGCGATATCAAAGAAAAATCGGATGCTAAAAATAACAAGGAAGAACTAATTGAATTTCTAGAAAATTTTAATGTTCGAACTGTTCTTACTGCACATCCCACTCAATTTTATCCAGGAGCAGTTTTAGGGATTATAAATGATTTGACTGAGGCGATTCGCAAAAATAATTTATTGGATATCAAGCAATTGTTGGCTCAATTGGGTAAAACACCTTTTATTCAAAATGAAAAACCAAATCCGTTTGATGAGGCTGTAAGTTTGATTTGGTATCTCGAAAATGTTTTTTATAATACATCTGGGGAAATGGTGCATTATCTTCAAAAAAATGTTTTTGAAGGAGAATCTATCAAAAATCCATTAATCAAACTTGGTTTTTGGCCAGGAGGGGATCGTGATGGAAACCCTTTTGTTACGACCGAAATTACATTAAAAGTAGCTGAACGATTGAGAACTTCAATTTTGAAATGCTATTATATTGAAATGAGGAGTCTGAAAAGAAAGTTAACTTTTTCGGGTGTTGATTTTTTGGTATCAGAATTAGAGCAAAAATTATACAGATCTGTTTTTTATTCTAAAGGTGAAATATTTATCACATTAGAAGAATTTAAATTGCAATTAAATAAAATAAAAACAATTGTAATTGAACAACATCAATCTTTATATGTTGATGAAATTGAATCCTTGTTAATTCGATTGAATTTATTTGGATTTCATTTTGCATCATTAGACATACGTCAAAACAGTAAAATACACGATGCTGTTTTTAATGATATCTTTTGTTATTATTCAAAATCAAATTCAAATGTTTTTCCCGAAAATTATTATCAATTATCGGAGAAAGAAAAATTTGAAGTTTTATCAAATATTAAAGGAAATCTTGATTCAAGCGATTTTGAAAATGAAATGACAAGATCAACAATTGAGTCGATTCAAGCCATTAAAACTATACAGGAGAAAAATGGAGAATTTGGAGCAAACCGTTATATTATAAGTAACAATGAAAGCGCCCTAAATGTGATGGAAACCTTTGCATTATTCAAATTAAGTAATTGGGAAAATGCGACAGTTGATATTATTCCGCTTTTTGAATCTGTTGACGATTTGCAAGATGCACATAATATAATGGAAAAATTATATACAAATGAGGCCTATGCAAAACATTTGATGAATAGAGGAAATAAGCAAACTATAATGCTAGGTTTTTCTGACGGTACAAAAGACGGTGGCTATTTGATGGCAAATTGGAGTATCTATAAAGCAAAAGAAGCGCTGACAGAAATTTCAAGAAAATATGGAATTCACGCCATTTTCTTCGATGGGCGTGGAGGACCTCCTGCACGTGGTGGTGGAAAAACACATAAATTTTATGCTTCGTTAGGGCCGAAAATCGAAAACAATGAAATTCAAATTACGGTTCAGGGACAAACTATCAGTTCCAATTTTGGAACGTTGGATTCTTGTCGCTATAATTTAGAAAACTTGCTAAGTGCTGGAGTTGCAAATCAAGTTTTCAATAAAGGTCAAAATGAATTGTCGGTTGAAGAAAAAAACATTTTGGATCAAATGGCAGAATTGGGATATAATAAATATTTAAGTTTTAAAAATCATCCCAAATTTATTCCTTATTTAGAACAAATGAGCACCTTGAAATATTATGCCAAAACAAATATAGGCAGCCGTCCTTCAAAAAGAAGTAAGTCTGAAACTTTGGATTTTGCCGATTTGCGTGCCATTCCTTTTGTAGGTTCATGGAGCCAATTAAAGCAAAATGTTCCTGGATTTTTTGGTGTGGGTTCCGCTTTAAAACATTTTGAAGATACCAATCAATGGGACAAAGTTCAAGATTTGTATGATGGCTCTTTATTTGTAAAAACACTTTTGGAAAACAGTATGATGTCGTTGGCAAAATCATTTTTTCCGTTAACGGCTTATATGAGTAAAGATCCAGAATTTGGAGAGTTTTGGCAAATTATTTATAATGAGTTTCTTGAAACCAAAAGATTATTATTGAAAATTGCAGGTCATACCGAATTGATGGAAAATTACCCGGATGGAAAAGCTTCAATTCAAGTAAGGGAACGTATAGTATTGCCTTTGTTAACAATACAACAATATGCTTTGTTGAGAATAAACGAAATTAATAAAGAAGAAAATCCCGATTTGAACTTAATCAAAGTATATGAAAAAATTGTAACTCGTTCTTTATTTGGAAATACCAATGCGAGTAGAAATTCAGCATAA
- a CDS encoding spermidine synthase: protein MLKKLLSYLIPIKIHKVNSALSKTIEITWANGELVLDSQNTNYSYGSLQRILRKGLNHIGFQKIAKMEHILVLGVAGGSVIKTLVDEINFKSKITGVEIDPDIIAIANTYFKLNEIENLEIIIDDAFEFVLKTKDKYDLIIIDIFQDTTMPNFLFEKYFVNRICYLLKSKGIVLFNTMCLTAGHNFRNQNYIKNFNDFNFKIHSIPRIEEHNELIIIEKLV, encoded by the coding sequence ATGTTAAAAAAACTATTAAGTTATCTTATTCCTATAAAAATACACAAAGTAAATTCTGCATTAAGCAAAACTATTGAGATTACTTGGGCAAATGGAGAACTAGTTTTAGACTCCCAAAACACTAACTATTCTTATGGAAGTTTGCAGCGCATTTTAAGAAAGGGATTAAATCATATTGGATTTCAAAAAATTGCCAAAATGGAACACATTCTTGTTCTGGGTGTTGCGGGTGGTAGTGTAATCAAAACTTTGGTAGACGAAATAAATTTTAAATCAAAAATTACTGGAGTCGAAATTGACCCTGATATTATTGCTATTGCTAATACTTACTTTAAACTTAATGAAATTGAAAATCTAGAAATTATTATTGATGATGCATTTGAATTTGTTTTAAAAACAAAAGATAAATATGATTTGATAATTATTGATATTTTTCAGGATACGACGATGCCAAATTTTTTGTTTGAAAAATATTTTGTTAATCGCATTTGCTATTTATTAAAGAGCAAAGGTATCGTGCTTTTTAATACAATGTGTTTGACAGCAGGTCATAATTTTAGAAATCAAAACTATATTAAAAATTTTAATGATTTTAACTTTAAAATTCATTCTATTCCGAGGATTGAAGAACATAATGAATTAATAATAATTGAAAAATTAGTCTAG
- a CDS encoding helix-turn-helix domain-containing protein: MVNTDDFIKRLEIILDYYSLNASSFADKIGVQRSSLSHLLSGRNKPSLDFILKIIDIFPDVDLYWILNGKGVFPKMNQQSTFEKLKENTTTLPEQDNSTINLFSEIKETEENSFKTERAKNIILKNEAASEDLDKIVFFYKNGTFKVYLPN; this comes from the coding sequence ATGGTAAACACAGATGATTTTATAAAACGATTGGAAATTATACTTGATTATTACAGTCTGAATGCCTCTTCTTTTGCTGATAAAATTGGAGTACAACGCTCTAGTTTGTCACACTTACTTTCTGGAAGAAACAAACCAAGCCTGGATTTTATTTTAAAAATAATTGATATTTTTCCCGATGTAGATTTGTATTGGATACTCAATGGTAAAGGTGTTTTTCCTAAAATGAATCAACAAAGCACTTTTGAAAAATTAAAAGAAAATACCACTACTCTACCAGAACAAGATAATTCAACAATCAATTTATTTTCTGAAATAAAAGAAACTGAAGAAAATTCATTTAAAACCGAAAGAGCTAAAAATATAATTTTAAAAAATGAAGCCGCTTCTGAAGATTTGGATAAAATTGTTTTTTTTTATAAAAATGGAACTTTTAAAGTGTATTTGCCTAATTAA
- a CDS encoding Lrp/AsnC family transcriptional regulator — MSKFRLDEVDHQILDMLIDNTRVPFTDIAKKLLISAGTVHVRVKKMEDAGIIMGSSLVLDYDKLGYSFIAYVGVFLNNTSQTKFVLERINEIPYVTVASVTTGKFNIFCKIRAKDTKHAKDVIFMIDDIEGVYRTETMISLEESINDKKRLMHTIFKEM; from the coding sequence ATGAGTAAGTTTCGTTTAGATGAAGTAGATCACCAGATTTTAGATATGTTGATAGACAACACAAGAGTACCGTTTACTGACATTGCTAAAAAATTATTGATTTCAGCTGGAACGGTTCATGTTAGAGTAAAAAAAATGGAAGATGCCGGAATCATTATGGGGTCGTCTTTAGTCCTTGATTATGATAAATTGGGATATTCATTTATAGCTTATGTTGGTGTATTTCTAAATAATACTTCTCAGACAAAATTTGTTTTGGAGCGTATTAATGAAATTCCTTATGTAACTGTAGCTTCTGTAACAACTGGAAAGTTTAATATTTTCTGTAAAATTAGAGCAAAAGATACTAAACATGCAAAAGATGTAATATTCATGATTGATGACATTGAAGGTGTTTATAGAACCGAAACAATGATTTCATTAGAAGAAAGTATCAACGATAAGAAGCGTTTGATGCATACTATCTTTAAAGAAATGTAA
- a CDS encoding DinB family protein: MNSNQLPVNEYSNFNATYIKALENVELFEELEISLHDFIKFVQNIPLDKFDYSYAEGKWTIKEIIQHIIDAERIFSYRALRISRNDKTPLPGFEENDYVVNTNAKSRSIQELLTEFSAVRHSNLLMFKSFSEDQLARIGIASEHEVSVRALGFLIIGHMKHHQKVFAERYL, encoded by the coding sequence ATGAATTCAAATCAATTGCCAGTAAATGAATATTCCAATTTCAACGCTACTTATATAAAAGCTCTTGAAAATGTAGAATTATTTGAAGAACTAGAAATTAGTTTGCATGATTTTATAAAATTTGTCCAAAATATTCCATTGGACAAATTTGATTATAGTTATGCGGAAGGAAAATGGACTATCAAAGAAATCATTCAGCATATTATTGATGCCGAAAGAATTTTTAGTTATCGTGCACTTCGAATCTCCAGAAATGATAAAACACCATTACCGGGATTTGAAGAAAATGATTATGTTGTCAATACAAATGCAAAAAGCAGAAGTATTCAAGAATTGCTAACTGAGTTTTCTGCAGTAAGACATTCGAATTTATTGATGTTCAAAAGTTTTTCTGAAGATCAGTTGGCAAGAATTGGAATTGCATCCGAACATGAAGTTTCGGTGAGAGCTTTAGGTTTTTTGATTATTGGACATATGAAACATCACCAAAAAGTTTTTGCGGAAAGATATTTGTAA
- a CDS encoding DNA-deoxyinosine glycosylase has product MIYSFPHFVNSKTEILILGTMPGVQSLTKQEYYAHPRNHFWKILYTYFNALPIPDRFEEKIKFLQNHKVGLWDVLENCERKGSLDIHIKNQKENDFEMFFKQFPSITKIIFNGKQSHAFFSKKFGQIEGITYYVMPSTSPANTMSFENKLKIWSTCFE; this is encoded by the coding sequence ATGATATACTCATTTCCACACTTTGTAAATTCAAAAACCGAAATTTTGATTTTGGGAACCATGCCTGGTGTACAGTCTCTGACCAAACAGGAATATTACGCACATCCCAGAAACCATTTTTGGAAAATTTTATATACGTATTTCAATGCTTTGCCAATTCCTGACAGATTTGAAGAAAAAATTAAATTTCTTCAAAATCATAAAGTTGGGTTATGGGATGTTTTAGAAAATTGTGAAAGAAAAGGAAGTTTGGATATTCATATCAAGAATCAAAAAGAAAATGATTTTGAAATGTTTTTCAAACAATTTCCATCTATTACCAAAATTATTTTCAATGGAAAACAAAGTCATGCTTTTTTTTCTAAAAAATTTGGACAGATCGAAGGCATAACGTATTATGTAATGCCTTCGACTAGTCCTGCTAATACAATGTCTTTTGAAAACAAATTGAAAATTTGGTCAACTTGCTTCGAGTAA
- a CDS encoding glycoside hydrolase family 3 protein, producing MRNKFKPLFILTIYVIASLSFIDPPKYRDLNKNGKMDPYENINLPIEKRIDNLISLMNIDEKAGMMFINGTLINTDGSIDKQDGATGMAARIPSARELIEDKKMNHFNYWQAPGVKELAMGYNAIQKVAEESRLGIPVTIASDPRHYFSNNVFAMEANGFSQWPEQLGFAAINDAVLTQKFGDIARQEYLAVGIREALHPMADLATEPRWPRVSGTFGEDANLSARMIQAYILGFQGATLGNTSVACMTKHFSGGGPQKEGLDPHFQYQKGQVYPGKNFNYHLIPFEAAFKAKTACIMPYYGVPIDQTSENVGFSYNKDIITKLLREKYKFDGVVCTDWGLVSDTHMGAIIWPARAWGVENLSEIERVKKIIDAGCDQFGGENCPQYVIQLVKEGKIKESRIDQSVRRLLRQKFILGLFDNPYIDVENATKIVGRADFKKLGEDTQRRSMTLLKNDIKLPLAVSSKLKIYVKNINPKIASQYGIIVDLPEQADIAIIRLNTPWIPLNTDNPFAKGFHHGDLDFKGNDLEDILTLCKAVPTIVDIYLDRPGVFPEINGAAKAVFANYGASDAALMDVVFGIAKPEGKLPFELPSSMEAVKNQKEDVPYDSKNPLYPFGFGLHY from the coding sequence ATGAGAAATAAATTCAAACCACTATTTATCTTAACCATTTATGTTATTGCTTCACTTTCATTTATTGATCCTCCAAAATATCGAGATCTGAATAAAAATGGCAAAATGGATCCTTATGAAAATATAAATCTTCCAATAGAAAAGCGAATCGACAATCTCATTTCCTTAATGAATATCGATGAAAAAGCAGGAATGATGTTCATCAATGGAACACTCATAAATACTGATGGAAGTATCGACAAACAAGATGGTGCAACGGGAATGGCAGCAAGAATTCCTTCGGCACGGGAGTTGATCGAAGATAAAAAAATGAATCATTTTAATTATTGGCAAGCCCCTGGTGTAAAAGAACTCGCTATGGGCTACAATGCGATTCAAAAAGTTGCTGAAGAATCCAGACTCGGAATTCCTGTAACCATTGCGTCTGATCCGCGTCATTATTTCAGCAATAATGTATTTGCAATGGAAGCCAATGGGTTTTCGCAATGGCCAGAACAATTGGGCTTTGCAGCCATAAATGATGCAGTTTTGACTCAAAAATTTGGGGATATTGCCCGCCAAGAATATTTGGCGGTTGGAATTCGAGAAGCATTGCATCCTATGGCAGATTTGGCAACAGAACCTCGCTGGCCTCGTGTAAGTGGCACTTTTGGAGAAGATGCCAATCTATCTGCAAGAATGATACAAGCTTATATTTTAGGGTTTCAAGGTGCTACATTGGGCAATACAAGTGTGGCCTGTATGACTAAACATTTCTCTGGTGGTGGCCCTCAAAAGGAAGGATTGGATCCCCATTTTCAATATCAAAAAGGGCAAGTCTATCCTGGGAAAAATTTCAATTATCATTTAATCCCGTTTGAAGCAGCATTCAAAGCAAAAACTGCTTGTATTATGCCTTATTATGGAGTGCCTATCGATCAAACATCTGAGAATGTTGGTTTCTCGTATAATAAAGACATTATAACCAAATTGCTTCGTGAAAAATATAAATTTGACGGGGTTGTTTGTACCGATTGGGGTTTAGTTTCCGATACTCACATGGGAGCTATCATTTGGCCAGCAAGAGCTTGGGGAGTTGAAAATTTAAGCGAAATTGAACGAGTTAAAAAAATAATTGATGCAGGTTGCGATCAATTTGGTGGTGAAAATTGCCCACAATATGTAATACAATTAGTCAAAGAAGGAAAAATAAAAGAATCCAGAATTGATCAATCCGTTCGAAGATTATTGCGTCAAAAATTCATTTTGGGCTTGTTTGATAATCCTTATATTGATGTAGAAAATGCAACCAAAATTGTAGGCCGTGCCGATTTTAAAAAATTAGGAGAAGATACTCAACGCCGTTCCATGACATTGTTAAAAAATGATATAAAATTACCCTTGGCAGTTTCTAGTAAATTAAAAATTTATGTAAAAAATATTAACCCAAAAATTGCTTCCCAGTACGGAATTATTGTTGATTTGCCAGAGCAGGCTGATATTGCTATTATTCGTTTGAATACGCCTTGGATTCCACTAAACACTGATAATCCGTTTGCAAAAGGATTTCATCATGGCGACCTAGATTTCAAAGGAAATGATTTGGAAGATATTTTAACACTTTGCAAAGCGGTTCCGACAATTGTAGATATTTATTTGGATCGTCCTGGTGTATTTCCAGAAATAAATGGTGCCGCCAAAGCTGTTTTTGCCAATTATGGTGCCAGTGACGCAGCGCTTATGGATGTTGTTTTTGGTATTGCCAAGCCTGAGGGCAAATTACCTTTTGAATTACCTTCGTCTATGGAAGCGGTAAAAAATCAAAAAGAAGATGTTCCTTATGACTCCAAAAATCCTTTATACCCTTTTGGGTTTGGATTGCATTATTAA
- a CDS encoding M14 metallopeptidase family protein, whose protein sequence is MDLEQLFIQNKEKTIQGRYITLDSIEPILNRFDIKNDVKIIGNSVLGKPIYSYVKGSGKTKIFLWSQMHGNESTTTKALFDFINLLNNGSDLANQLLTSFTFYCIPMLNPDGAKLYTRANANNIDLNRDSQNLTQPESKILRAVFDEFKPNYCFNLHDQRTIFGVADTGKPATVSFLAPSYNEEREVNESRLKAINLIASINEVLQKYIPGQIGRFDDSFNINCIGDTFQFLGVPTILFEAGHFPNDYEREETRKFVFMALVSGFIILSENDIVSNINDKYLNIPQNNVVFFDFMYKNVKINYDGIEIITNFVAQYKEELIENKINFNAYIVEVGDLEGYYGHFEYDAKEALYKDDLKNIPIENQKANFNFDEKIFFVNGALIK, encoded by the coding sequence ATGGATTTAGAACAATTATTTATTCAAAATAAAGAAAAAACAATTCAAGGTCGTTACATAACTTTGGATTCGATTGAACCAATACTCAATAGGTTCGATATTAAAAATGATGTCAAAATAATAGGTAATTCGGTTTTAGGAAAACCAATTTATAGTTATGTAAAAGGTTCCGGAAAAACAAAAATATTTCTATGGTCACAAATGCATGGAAACGAAAGTACAACTACCAAAGCGCTTTTTGATTTTATCAATCTACTAAACAACGGCTCGGATTTGGCAAATCAACTTTTAACTTCATTTACTTTTTATTGCATCCCAATGCTTAATCCTGATGGAGCTAAATTATATACTCGTGCCAATGCAAATAATATAGATTTAAATCGGGATTCGCAAAACCTTACACAACCTGAAAGTAAAATTCTTAGGGCTGTTTTTGATGAGTTCAAACCAAATTATTGCTTTAATCTTCATGATCAACGCACTATTTTTGGTGTCGCTGATACTGGAAAACCAGCAACTGTCTCTTTTTTGGCGCCATCTTATAATGAAGAAAGAGAAGTCAATGAATCCCGATTAAAAGCTATTAATTTAATTGCAAGTATTAATGAAGTTTTGCAAAAATACATTCCTGGCCAGATTGGGCGATTTGATGATTCCTTCAATATTAATTGTATAGGAGATACATTTCAGTTTTTGGGAGTGCCAACAATTTTATTTGAAGCAGGTCATTTTCCGAATGATTATGAGCGAGAAGAAACAAGAAAATTCGTCTTTATGGCTCTGGTTTCGGGTTTTATTATTCTTAGCGAAAACGATATAGTTAGCAATATAAATGATAAATATTTAAACATTCCTCAGAATAATGTCGTTTTTTTTGATTTTATGTATAAAAATGTCAAAATAAATTATGATGGTATCGAAATAATCACGAATTTTGTTGCTCAATATAAAGAAGAGTTAATTGAAAATAAAATAAATTTTAATGCTTACATAGTTGAAGTAGGTGATTTAGAAGGTTATTATGGTCATTTTGAGTACGATGCAAAAGAGGCACTATACAAAGATGATTTAAAGAATATCCCAATTGAAAATCAAAAAGCCAATTTCAATTTTGATGAAAAAATATTTTTTGTTAATGGAGCATTAATAAAATAA